A section of the Marinoscillum sp. 108 genome encodes:
- a CDS encoding T9SS type A sorting domain-containing protein has protein sequence MKRFLNIILFIGIGHFGFSQFANTAHVQSLGGGVATGGNFSTLAVSGDPSASSELALGGNQAVYSGFMPGKYIILSFGLEKDAAVLAALYETLGGADWVTNEGWLVSENIGEWAGVTITNQRVSALMLPSNNLQNEVPELIKNLAKLEHIDFSNNQIRKLPDLSGMPNLETLKVEENRLGFESLIKNKNIADYSYAPQKRYGFTKSDTVEAGQAYQLVATVPGKGNVYQWLFDDFPKPDEAVEVAGANKTSLMLTDIDYSNMGAYRLKVTNPALPDLEIETRNQNIWAATDIYGKVYADDQGNLLTDGQVEIYRIFDGPFTLSDSSVIDSEGNYVIEDVVLGDFILLVKNNPETFPNVLQTYYISNNDWIDADTLFLREQADDIDIDMIFKPQVTPVPTGANFDGELFSELDETIVDEEDGRIYARRKVKRAACSMRRFVRSGRGIEEDIYELYAYVESDDEGRFNFEGVEEGKYLLNIQYPGVPMDSNSDIEFVVGGDKENQRFSLVATITDQGIQVEANEVLYSLKPYLKDIRLYPNPTEGVLSIDFLVYRKLNDLKVEVVDVKGVKLMEQELSPKMGIQTARVDLTTYEAGVYFLIFTDEGGTFRQQVKVGRK, from the coding sequence ATGAAACGATTTTTAAACATCATATTATTCATAGGTATTGGTCATTTTGGGTTTTCCCAGTTTGCCAATACAGCGCATGTGCAGTCTCTTGGGGGCGGTGTGGCCACCGGAGGTAATTTCAGTACACTGGCAGTATCAGGGGACCCTTCCGCCAGTAGTGAGCTAGCACTCGGGGGTAACCAGGCTGTGTATTCAGGTTTTATGCCAGGAAAATACATTATTCTTTCTTTCGGTTTGGAAAAGGATGCGGCAGTTTTGGCGGCACTGTATGAAACACTCGGGGGGGCTGACTGGGTTACCAACGAGGGATGGTTAGTATCCGAAAATATTGGTGAGTGGGCTGGAGTTACAATCACCAATCAGCGGGTTTCTGCACTTATGCTGCCTTCTAACAACTTGCAGAATGAAGTGCCCGAGTTGATCAAAAACCTGGCAAAATTAGAACATATAGATTTTTCTAATAATCAGATCAGAAAATTGCCTGACCTCTCGGGAATGCCCAACCTGGAGACATTAAAGGTGGAGGAAAATCGATTGGGATTTGAGAGCCTGATTAAAAACAAGAACATAGCAGATTACAGCTATGCTCCGCAAAAGCGCTATGGTTTTACTAAAAGTGATACCGTAGAGGCCGGACAAGCTTACCAGCTGGTTGCCACTGTTCCGGGTAAAGGGAATGTCTATCAGTGGCTTTTTGATGATTTCCCCAAACCGGATGAGGCTGTAGAGGTGGCGGGTGCAAATAAAACGAGCCTGATGCTGACCGATATTGACTACAGCAACATGGGCGCATACCGGCTGAAGGTAACCAATCCGGCTTTGCCCGATTTGGAGATTGAGACTCGAAATCAAAACATATGGGCGGCTACAGATATCTATGGGAAGGTCTATGCTGATGATCAGGGCAACTTACTGACTGATGGTCAGGTTGAAATTTATCGAATTTTTGATGGACCATTCACCTTGTCCGATAGCTCGGTAATAGACTCGGAGGGTAATTATGTAATTGAAGACGTAGTGCTCGGAGATTTCATATTGTTGGTGAAAAATAACCCCGAGACTTTCCCGAATGTATTGCAGACTTATTATATCAGTAATAATGACTGGATCGATGCAGATACGCTCTTTTTGAGAGAGCAAGCGGATGACATTGACATTGATATGATATTCAAACCTCAGGTTACTCCGGTGCCGACAGGAGCTAATTTCGATGGAGAGCTCTTTTCAGAGCTGGATGAGACGATCGTGGATGAGGAGGACGGTAGGATATATGCGAGACGGAAAGTAAAGCGGGCGGCTTGTTCGATGCGTCGTTTTGTGAGGAGTGGTAGGGGGATCGAGGAGGATATCTATGAACTATATGCTTATGTCGAATCCGATGATGAAGGAAGGTTCAATTTTGAAGGAGTTGAGGAGGGCAAGTACCTGTTAAATATTCAATATCCAGGTGTACCCATGGATTCCAATTCAGATATTGAGTTTGTTGTGGGCGGCGATAAGGAGAATCAGAGATTCTCACTCGTGGCAACGATAACGGATCAGGGGATACAGGTGGAAGCTAATGAGGTTTTATACTCACTGAAGCCCTACTTGAAAGATATCAGACTGTACCCAAACCCTACTGAGGGAGTACTTTCCATCGATTTTCTGGTATACAGAAAGCTGAATGATTTGAAGGTGGAAGTGGTGGATGTGAAGGGGGTGAAGCTCATGGAACAGGAGTTGAGCCCAAAGATGGGAATTCAAACAGCCCGGGTTGACCTGACCACCTATGAGGCAGGGGTTTACTTTCTCATATTTACGGATGAAGGAGGTACATTCCGGCAGCAAGTGAAGGTGGGTAGGAAATAA
- a CDS encoding tail fiber domain-containing protein, which translates to MKYLSLVFALCFTLSSYGQKIPFQGKLTENDEPVTGTKDLTFSFESTEWTETHSSVSILDGFYSVVLGSITPLPDDLFESSDEASLIISVGEISLSPITIYQPYKQKVFTDTYDGTTDQPALTVNRSGSAGSSFAAAEVIAEMDDDSYALYGQATGAGSNYAVYGYANGEGATNWGTFGIARGAGDGSEGYGTGSYNNGAVGYARDNIWGNTGVWGRAYGAQGVDNIGVAGWAEVNNGSDTILNQGVLGRALGPGINYGVHGIAEAGVENWAGWFDGNVNVNGELMVNGEPFSGGSSTGVPDSIEATDIKLLNAEGKLRTHLNIYEPTNAGSLVLYGANDSTKVIVGSSYSGYGGYIGLYDSLRNQGARLFVNTKGVGNLYTYDANHKVAGWFGNQGNTGGFMQLAGYDQSGVFTGATYTGMASWNNGLPYFIMEGSSEDPFTTLVEFGASLNGQSSEVPYFNMNSSTRAINGQSAAISLGVSEQDLGFLELHGGNDRNWDVRAVLQVDSVGSLGTAGRLELLGPLGDVDNNVKGIMRVGANNDAGGTDPSGVSGEMILFGTNTPNVIMGGKQWENNDLAKMELLGSKSDGGSWALPNIGLDVFSDGTYDAGAINMFNTVDGASFQTVSLSSNGSNNGAQFTLSSADATNMVTIESSATDGVQGGEITLLSSVPGSGIRMYGGTDFSADSNPVAQSHIAVHDSDSTYVNLWGSGDIDVSGTISGQTVVQTSDQRLKDNIQTQMNSLEKIKSLRGVTFEWKSDPSNEQHIGFIAQEVQEIYPEMVTTNEDGYKAVNYAVLVSSLVEAIKELDKKVNMLADENAKMKAELSAASSKSSEIEQLRSEIASIRELLLSPTKESEATTIGQNR; encoded by the coding sequence ATGAAATATCTGTCACTAGTATTTGCCTTATGTTTTACACTTTCATCCTATGGTCAGAAGATTCCTTTTCAGGGAAAACTCACTGAAAATGATGAGCCTGTTACAGGTACGAAGGACCTTACATTTAGTTTTGAATCTACCGAATGGACTGAAACACATTCGAGTGTGTCTATTCTCGATGGTTTTTACAGTGTGGTACTGGGGAGCATCACACCTCTACCAGACGACCTGTTTGAATCTTCCGATGAAGCAAGCTTGATCATATCCGTAGGAGAGATAAGTTTAAGCCCCATTACCATCTATCAACCCTATAAGCAGAAAGTATTTACGGACACATATGATGGGACCACTGATCAGCCTGCCCTGACTGTCAACAGATCAGGATCCGCGGGATCGAGTTTTGCAGCTGCAGAAGTGATCGCGGAGATGGATGATGATTCTTATGCCCTCTATGGGCAAGCCACAGGAGCTGGAAGCAATTATGCTGTATATGGTTACGCCAATGGAGAAGGGGCCACTAACTGGGGTACCTTCGGGATAGCCAGAGGTGCTGGAGATGGCTCGGAGGGCTATGGTACGGGCTCATATAACAATGGTGCTGTTGGGTATGCTAGAGACAACATCTGGGGCAATACCGGGGTTTGGGGCCGCGCGTATGGAGCCCAGGGAGTTGATAACATAGGAGTAGCTGGTTGGGCTGAAGTGAACAATGGCTCCGATACCATCCTAAACCAAGGAGTATTAGGCCGTGCTTTGGGCCCGGGGATTAACTATGGTGTTCATGGTATAGCTGAGGCAGGCGTGGAGAACTGGGCCGGTTGGTTTGATGGTAATGTGAATGTCAATGGAGAATTGATGGTCAATGGCGAGCCTTTTTCTGGAGGTTCATCTACTGGAGTTCCAGATTCCATTGAAGCTACAGATATCAAACTTTTGAATGCCGAGGGAAAATTGAGAACCCACCTCAATATATATGAACCGACCAATGCTGGTAGTCTCGTGCTTTATGGAGCCAACGATTCCACGAAAGTGATTGTAGGAAGTTCCTATTCAGGATATGGTGGATATATCGGTTTATATGACTCTTTAAGAAATCAGGGAGCTCGCTTGTTTGTGAATACCAAAGGGGTGGGTAACCTTTATACCTACGATGCTAATCATAAGGTAGCAGGATGGTTTGGTAACCAGGGCAACACCGGTGGCTTTATGCAATTGGCCGGTTATGATCAGAGTGGGGTTTTTACTGGCGCTACCTACACAGGAATGGCCTCATGGAACAATGGGCTACCCTACTTCATCATGGAGGGGTCATCAGAAGATCCGTTTACGACCTTGGTGGAGTTCGGTGCCAGTTTGAATGGACAAAGCAGTGAGGTTCCTTATTTCAATATGAATTCGAGTACCCGTGCCATAAATGGTCAAAGTGCTGCTATTTCTTTGGGAGTGAGTGAGCAGGACCTGGGATTTTTGGAGCTCCATGGTGGCAATGATCGCAATTGGGACGTAAGAGCAGTGCTCCAGGTAGATTCAGTAGGCTCTCTGGGTACGGCTGGCAGATTGGAGTTACTAGGGCCTTTAGGAGATGTTGATAATAACGTGAAGGGAATTATGCGGGTTGGGGCGAATAATGATGCGGGAGGTACAGACCCTTCAGGCGTGAGTGGTGAAATGATACTCTTTGGTACCAATACACCAAACGTGATCATGGGGGGTAAACAGTGGGAAAATAATGACCTTGCGAAAATGGAATTGTTGGGATCGAAATCTGATGGAGGTTCCTGGGCACTTCCAAACATTGGACTAGACGTATTTTCGGATGGTACTTATGATGCTGGTGCGATTAATATGTTCAATACGGTTGATGGAGCCTCATTTCAGACCGTGAGTCTGAGTAGCAACGGTAGCAATAACGGAGCGCAATTCACCCTTAGCTCGGCAGATGCTACTAATATGGTGACTATAGAATCATCCGCCACTGATGGTGTACAGGGCGGAGAGATTACGCTCTTATCCTCCGTGCCAGGCAGTGGTATTAGAATGTACGGAGGTACTGATTTCTCTGCCGATAGCAATCCTGTAGCTCAGAGTCATATAGCTGTTCATGACAGTGACTCCACCTATGTTAATCTTTGGGGGAGTGGGGACATTGATGTCTCAGGGACTATTTCCGGACAGACTGTGGTGCAAACTTCGGATCAGAGACTAAAAGATAATATACAGACGCAGATGAACTCCCTTGAGAAAATCAAATCTCTTCGTGGGGTGACCTTTGAGTGGAAAAGTGACCCTTCGAATGAACAGCACATTGGTTTTATCGCGCAGGAAGTGCAAGAGATATATCCTGAAATGGTTACAACAAATGAAGATGGATACAAAGCTGTCAATTATGCGGTATTAGTATCATCGCTGGTGGAGGCCATCAAGGAATTGGATAAAAAGGTGAACATGTTGGCAGATGAGAATGCTAAAATGAAGGCAGAGCTGTCTGCAGCATCATCAAAATCATCCGAAATAGAACAGCTCAGATCGGAGATAGCATCTATCAGGGAACTACTCTTAAGCCCAACGAAAGAGTCTGAAGCTACAACAATCGGTCAGAACCGATAG
- a CDS encoding TIGR03032 family protein, translating into MEESPNVPPPFSYRFSPNVPELLQGLKCSLAISTYQTGKVIIFSPKDQDSLVQLPRNFNRPMGMAISGNKWAIATRDQLLVTSNAPGLAANYKPNPNTYDALYVPRVSYNTGTLDIHDLSWAKDKLIAVNTLFCCLMVNSDEFSFKPVWKPHFVSELMPEDRCHLNGMALENEQPKYVTALGATNTPRGWKEGMLTSGILMDVESNEIIMNDLPVPHSPRLYPDGLFMLLSATGEVVKVDPQTGKYDVLTKLNGFLRGMDRVGDYLFVAMSRLRQGSSLFKEAPIAKESVHCGVSIIYIPSGQQVGFIVYNNTVEELFEVKALRNTLRPNVLNMDKGVHQQTIVTSDQVFWTEADDKKS; encoded by the coding sequence ATGGAAGAATCGCCTAATGTACCACCTCCATTTAGTTATCGTTTTAGCCCTAATGTTCCAGAGCTTTTACAAGGGCTGAAATGCTCCTTAGCCATTAGCACTTACCAGACTGGTAAGGTGATTATTTTCTCACCCAAGGATCAGGATAGTCTGGTGCAGTTGCCTCGAAATTTTAATCGACCCATGGGGATGGCCATTAGCGGCAATAAGTGGGCCATTGCTACAAGGGATCAGCTATTGGTTACCTCTAATGCGCCTGGGCTGGCAGCAAATTACAAACCCAACCCCAATACCTACGATGCGCTTTATGTACCTCGTGTAAGTTATAATACGGGTACGTTGGACATCCATGATCTGAGCTGGGCAAAGGACAAACTGATTGCCGTCAACACACTGTTTTGTTGCCTGATGGTGAACAGCGACGAGTTTAGCTTCAAACCGGTATGGAAACCCCATTTTGTTTCCGAATTAATGCCCGAAGACAGGTGTCACCTCAATGGGATGGCACTGGAAAATGAACAACCCAAATACGTAACGGCCCTGGGAGCCACCAACACACCACGTGGATGGAAGGAGGGGATGCTTACTTCGGGCATTCTGATGGATGTAGAGAGCAATGAAATCATCATGAACGATCTACCTGTTCCCCACAGTCCAAGACTATATCCTGACGGGTTGTTTATGCTATTATCAGCTACCGGTGAAGTGGTAAAAGTAGATCCTCAGACTGGTAAGTATGATGTATTGACCAAGCTGAATGGTTTCCTGAGGGGAATGGATCGGGTTGGTGATTATCTTTTCGTGGCCATGTCCCGCCTCCGGCAGGGCAGTTCCTTATTTAAGGAAGCACCTATCGCCAAAGAGTCCGTCCATTGTGGCGTCAGTATCATCTATATACCATCAGGTCAGCAGGTTGGATTTATCGTATATAATAACACCGTAGAGGAATTGTTTGAGGTAAAAGCACTGCGCAATACTTTGAGGCCAAATGTACTTAACATGGATAAAGGCGTGCATCAGCAGACCATTGTTACGTCCGACCAGGTCTTTTGGACAGAGGCCGATGATAAGAAATCATGA